Proteins encoded by one window of Nicotiana tabacum cultivar K326 chromosome 10, ASM71507v2, whole genome shotgun sequence:
- the LOC142165364 gene encoding uncharacterized protein LOC142165364, whose translation MAQPTTSAGASSSSVRPPRQSMQTSAVTGRGRVGASGSGDIGSTLSYISPFVASKWDTYPELLHKSFEVSMPISEFVVVRWVYRNCDVKIHDRHMLADLHDLEMVDFDIIMGERIIEWKGDVAVPKGKFISYLKARRMILKGYIYHLVRVHDMEVKSPTLQSVPVVNEFPNVFPDELPGLPPESEITLLLICF comes from the exons atggctcagccgacgaCATCTGCaggggcttcttcttcttcggtaCGTCCTCCTAGGCAGAGTATGCAGACATCAGCTGTCACGGGTAGGGGAAGAGTTGGAGCTTCTGGTTCAGGAG ATATTGGTTCTACATTGTCGTATATCTCCCCCTTCGTTGCTAGTAAATGGGATACATATCCTGAATTGTTACATAAGTCATTTGAGGTATCTATGCCAATTAGTGAGTTTGTTGTAGTTAGATGGGTATATCGAAATTGTGATGTGAAGATTCATGACCGCCATATGTTAGCTGATTTGCATGAcctagaaatggttgattttgatatcattatgg GTGAGCGTATTATTGAATGGAAAGGTGATGTTGCAGTGCCTAAGgggaagtttatttcttaccttaaagcTCGAAGGATGATTTTGAAAGGGTACATCTATCATTTGGTACGAGTGCATGATATGGAGGTGAAATCTCCAACCCTTCAATCGGTTCCCGTCGTGAATGAATTTCCCAATGTATTTCCTGATGAACTTCCTGGTCTTCCTCCCGAAAGCGAAATCACTTTGCTATTGATATGCTTCTAA